The proteins below are encoded in one region of Apium graveolens cultivar Ventura chromosome 4, ASM990537v1, whole genome shotgun sequence:
- the LOC141716624 gene encoding zinc finger CCCH domain-containing protein 67-like isoform X2 — MEGVKGQHFQNQHKGLTFGSLNFSDHLGLDVSSDKNADVLNQEVQNLALKDSIEENGTVQGVLMESEHMEHRRYRYYHPLRPEAENCLFFMRHGWCQFRGNCRYNHPLNRKIQYYLTPEGCKYGKACKYNHSGRETEKAPVFLGLPIRPGEKEGPQDKRIGSNSGWENALPFCPSALSSRKASNWENARPFWPSTVSKKASEPVSQQHPHKQAERSKTSVCPVNDKDLPLRPDMEICPYYSRYGICKRGPGCRFDHRLPPANPEPVA; from the exons ATGGAGGGAGTTAAAGGTCAGCATTTTCAGAATCAACACAAGGGCTTAACGTTTGGATCATTAAATTTTAGTGATCATCTCGGTCTTGATGTGTCAAGTGACAAGAATGCTGATGTTTTGAACCAGGAGGTCCAGAATTTAGCTCTTAAAGATTCGATTGAGGAAAATGGGACTGTCCAGGGAGTTCTGATGGAGTCTGAACATATGGAGCATAGAAGATATAGATATTACCACCCTTTGAGACCCGAGGCTGAAAATTGCCTATTTTTTATGAGACATGGTTGGTGCCAGTTTAGGGGAAATTGCAGATATAATCATCCATTGAATAGGAAAATCCAG TACTATTTAACACCAGAAGGCTGCAAGTATGGAAAAGCTTGCAAATATAATCACAGTGGACGGGAAACTGAGAAGGCTCCGGTTTTCCTTGGCCTTCCAATCAGACCG GGAGAGAAAGAAGGCCCTCAGGACAAGAGAATTGGTTCAAATTCTGGTTGGGAAAATGCTTTGCCATTCTGTCCATCAGCACTTTCCAGCAGGAAAGCATCTAATTGGGAAAATGCTAGGCCTTTCTGGCCATCAACAGTTTCCAAGAAAGCATCTGAACCAGTTTCTCAGCAGCACCCACATAAGCAGGCTGAACGCAGCAAAACTTCCGTGTGCCCTGTTAATGACAAGGACCTGCCTTTAAGGCCT GACATGGAGATCTGCCCATACTATAGTCGGTATGGGATCTGCAAGCGTGGACCAGGATGCCGGTTTGACCATCGTTTACCTCCAGCCAACCCAGAACCTGTTGCTTAA
- the LOC141716624 gene encoding zinc finger CCCH domain-containing protein 8-like isoform X1: MEGVKGQHFQNQHKGLTFGSLNFSDHLGLDVSSDKNADVLNQEVQNLALKDSIEENGTVQGVLMESEHMEHRRYRYYHPLRPEAENCLFFMRHGWCQFRGNCRYNHPLNRKIQPDYKEIENLNEENLTRTGQVECKYYLTPEGCKYGKACKYNHSGRETEKAPVFLGLPIRPGEKEGPQDKRIGSNSGWENALPFCPSALSSRKASNWENARPFWPSTVSKKASEPVSQQHPHKQAERSKTSVCPVNDKDLPLRPDMEICPYYSRYGICKRGPGCRFDHRLPPANPEPVA; encoded by the exons ATGGAGGGAGTTAAAGGTCAGCATTTTCAGAATCAACACAAGGGCTTAACGTTTGGATCATTAAATTTTAGTGATCATCTCGGTCTTGATGTGTCAAGTGACAAGAATGCTGATGTTTTGAACCAGGAGGTCCAGAATTTAGCTCTTAAAGATTCGATTGAGGAAAATGGGACTGTCCAGGGAGTTCTGATGGAGTCTGAACATATGGAGCATAGAAGATATAGATATTACCACCCTTTGAGACCCGAGGCTGAAAATTGCCTATTTTTTATGAGACATGGTTGGTGCCAGTTTAGGGGAAATTGCAGATATAATCATCCATTGAATAGGAAAATCCAG CCTGATTATAAGGAGATAGAAAATCTGAATGAAGAGAACTTAACTAGGACGGGGCAAGTCGAGTGCAAG TACTATTTAACACCAGAAGGCTGCAAGTATGGAAAAGCTTGCAAATATAATCACAGTGGACGGGAAACTGAGAAGGCTCCGGTTTTCCTTGGCCTTCCAATCAGACCG GGAGAGAAAGAAGGCCCTCAGGACAAGAGAATTGGTTCAAATTCTGGTTGGGAAAATGCTTTGCCATTCTGTCCATCAGCACTTTCCAGCAGGAAAGCATCTAATTGGGAAAATGCTAGGCCTTTCTGGCCATCAACAGTTTCCAAGAAAGCATCTGAACCAGTTTCTCAGCAGCACCCACATAAGCAGGCTGAACGCAGCAAAACTTCCGTGTGCCCTGTTAATGACAAGGACCTGCCTTTAAGGCCT GACATGGAGATCTGCCCATACTATAGTCGGTATGGGATCTGCAAGCGTGGACCAGGATGCCGGTTTGACCATCGTTTACCTCCAGCCAACCCAGAACCTGTTGCTTAA